The Chitinophagales bacterium genome window below encodes:
- a CDS encoding gliding motility-associated C-terminal domain-containing protein, whose product MKKLYFAGIFLLFFNTFLYSQGTGCPEITASPDLVLPCTQTCTDISAQVFEVGETNTYTVGSIPYTPPIAYNAPGGTGVSVNTDDVWSNVINLPFPFCFFGQTYTSAIIGSNGAIGFNTASAGGYHPWPFSASVPSTALTSAGNIFGPYHDIDPSVSGSVRWYLTGQAPCRTFIVVYQNLGYYSCTSLRTNHMMVLYETTNIIEVYVDTKPTCNSWNSGNTVIGIQNAAGTAGYTPPGRNTGPWTLTTPEAWQFVPDGAPIYSPIQWFQGATPIGTGATLNVCPPAGGATYTARTTYTRCDGLQINVEDDVHIEYDAVDVIASPQNINTCAGGSAMLSATASSTGLNFQWFNHSGGSLGSGTVSGANSSIVITAPGTPGTYNYVVQVTSPSTGCTDRDTVTVSIAPPTTQVCNVIYVSTTGSAAAAGTQANPTSLAEALVRGACNGAVVKMATGTYNINNALTIPSYITLEGGFQQGSAWDKTSLAGATTINRTTANPEGAANARRLVAFYANSADGFRLQDLTITTANANQSGMSTYGIHLTNCSNYEIVRTQVLSGNGGNGNPGVNGSAGSAGNTGGYGGAGRDRCNGGCDSGGGGGGGGGGGVAGAGGGGAPGGTNGGAGGRGGNGANDCSTNAQAGTGTSCAAGGARGANSSSTTVGGAGSNCNIVGAAGANGTNGTATYGAFFTPANGTNGTAGQGGRGGGGGGGGGENTDGCNASGNGGSGGGGGGGGGGAGSFGTGGGASFSIYTVSNGGGAQIVDSRLSAGTAGAAGNGGNGGNGGAGGAGGAQQNSCSGCGRVNRGGRGGNGSAGGNGGNGGNGSAGVAVGFRLNGTTPTIINNFSSSSLSAGNNNPPIFNLPAQPTIQMDDISCTATNIGFSAGSSNNWNFGAGSSPTTATGASINTQYSTLGRKNITYASNSYVGFANIILDSQVGPTFTTSAPFVQGQYRVCAGSSVIFTATNGGTGYIYNWNLGGGASPNTYTGTSFSSVSGTFNTPGVYTIELYYVTNCCGASITTTLDLYVEEQPNAVMPSDETICLGDNTGVPLTVTGGVTNGSISWYPSTGLNNTNQYSVVALPTTTTTYTVTLADSTGICTDVDDVTITVVDLVLTPSSSNVICNQDGTASVNVSGGSGSYSYLWSNGQTTSSITNLYAGTYQVLVTDLTLGCQDSIDVTVSPAPTAINGSMYQEDILCYGVGLGTAAISITGGTSPYTYDWSHLAPTSPTNNLSDTAYNLTAGTYTILVTDDNGCTFYDSVIITEPNPINIVIDSLLMPTCHENNDGYVEIRADGGTRPFTYSWSNGMAVTVINDEVIGTNMPADSLYLFVEDDNGCIDSLLVDLHVDSLYGTIDTTVCYNTNLTLPDGSNLTLVNDTNVIVTITNGSGCDSTITVNITVDEYTVENIDTTICQGQSLTVNGTTYNANGFYQDTARYVISGCDSIQYNINLHIDSFTVENIDTTICQGQSLTVNGTTYTANGFYQDTARYLVSGCDSIQYNINLHIDSFTVENIDTTICQGQSLTVNGTTYTANGFYQDTARYVASGCDSIQYNINLHIDSFTVENIDTTICQGQSLTVNGTTYTANGFYQDTARYVASGCDSIQYNINLHIDSFTVENIDTTICQGQSLTVNGTTYTANGFYQDTARYVVSGCDSIQYNINLHIDSFIVENIDTTICQGQTLTVNGTSYTANGFYQDTARYVVSGCDSIQYNINLHIDSFTIENIDTTICQGQSLTVNGTTYTANGFYQDTARYTVSNCDSIQYNINLHIDSFIVENIDTTICQGQSLTVNGTTYTANGFYQDTARYVISGCDSIQYNINLHIDSFTVENIDTTICQGQTLTVNGVTYTANGFYQDTARYVVSGCDSIQYNINLHIDSFIVENIDTTICQGQTLTVNGVTYTANGFYQDTARYVVSGCDSIQYNINLHIDSFIVENIDTTICQGQTLTVNGTSYTANGFYQDTTRYVVSGCDSIQYNINLHIDSFTVENIDTTICQGQSITVNGVTYTANGFYQDTARYTVSNCDSIQYNINLHIDSFIVENIDTTICQGQSLTVNGTTYTTNGFYQDTARYVVSDCDSIQYNINLHIDSFTVENIDTTICQGQSLTVNGVTYNANGFYQDTARYIVSGCDSIQYNINLHIDSFTVENIDTTICQGQSLTVNGTTYTANGFYQDTARYVVSGCDSIQYNINLHIDSFIVENIDTTICQGQSLTVNGTTYTANGFYQDTARYVISGCDSIQYNINLHIDSFIVENIDTTICQGQTLTVNGTTYTANGFYQDTARYTVSNCDSIQYNINLHIDSFIVENIDTTICQGQSLTVNGTTYTANGFYQDTARYVISGCDSIQYNINLHIDSFTVENIDTTICQGQTLTVNGVTYTANGFYQDTARYVVSGCDSIQYNINLHIDSFIVENIDTTICQGQTLTVNGVTYTANGFYQDTARYVVSGCDSIQYNINLHIDSFIVENIDTTICQGQTLTVNGTSYTANGFYQDTTRYVVSGCDSIQYNINLHIDSFTVENIDTTICQGQSITVNGVTYTANGFYQDTARYTVSNCDSIQYNINLHIDSFIVENIDTTICQGQSLTVNGTTYTTNGFYQDTARYVVSDCDSIQYNINLHIDSFTVENIDTTICQGQSLTVNGVTYNANGFYQDTARYIVSGCDSIQYNINLHIDSFTVENIDTTICQGQSLTVNGTTYTANGFYQDTARYVVSGCDSIQYNINLHIDSFIVENIDTTICQGQSLTVNGTTYTANGFYQDTARYVISGCDSIQYNINLHIDSFIVENIDATICQGQTLIVNGTTYNVNGFYQDTARYVVSGCDSIQYNINLHIDSFTVENIDTTICQGQSLTVNGTTYTTNGFYQDTARYVISGCDSIQYNINLHIDSFTVENIDTTICQGQSLTVNGTTYNANGFYQDTARYAVSNCDSIQYNINLHIDSFTVENIDTTICQGQSLTVNGTTYTTNGFYQDTARYVISGCDSIQYNINLHIDSFTVENIDTTICQGQSLTVNGTTYNANGFYQDTARYVVSGCDSIQYNINLHIDSFTVENIDTTICQGQSLTVNGTTYTANGFYQDTARYVVSGCDSIQYNINLHIDSFTVENIDTTICQSQSLTVNGVTYNANGFYQDTARYVVSGCDSIQYNINLHIDSFTVENIDTTICQGQSLTVNGTTYTINGFYQDTARYTASGCDSVQFNINLHIDSIEPITLNDTICEGDIYTLNGINYTQSGTYYDTLYHTASGCDSIHYTLNLQRLDFVTDTIRQTICEGDSYIFNGNSYTTEGVYYDSTDYSYYACDSVHYVIFVDVDSVELITIPTSICEGDTFSFNGTDYTTQNTYYDTLRYTSSGCDSVWYEIQLTVNPLPNVLATATPNDSVCENNQVTLNASGATQYSWNNSTVQTGIPFYPAVGTTQYVLTGIDANNCMNTDTINIVGLETAQTTVSYTICEDEFHTLPDGTQVNTAGTYTTTIPRVGTGCDSTITTELTVNYLGRYDTLQDVSVCSGFSQTLNVNPQNMVSIEWFVNNGSGDVSLVGNADYVGANTGELSFNLDTSLHQNTYTAQMTDECGNTYNTSMTLEVFAPHAVENPLPDTTFCMHEIDIVSVDYNGYDYEWNTGEIGRSIYPDYSGEYIVNFTENYTNCLMSDTINITLEDCIGNCVVLAPTGFSPDGSGTNDIFRVVTSCDEGFDAFSFSVYNRWGELIYYTDNWREGWDGTYKGRDAEIGVYTYYVEYTKSVSQEKGSIKGNVTLVR is encoded by the coding sequence ATGAAAAAACTCTACTTTGCAGGCATATTTTTATTGTTTTTTAATACTTTTTTATATAGTCAAGGTACTGGCTGTCCGGAAATTACAGCAAGTCCAGACTTAGTTTTACCATGTACACAAACGTGTACCGATATAAGTGCTCAAGTTTTTGAGGTAGGAGAAACAAACACATATACGGTGGGTTCAATCCCATACACTCCACCTATTGCTTATAATGCCCCAGGCGGTACTGGTGTTTCTGTAAATACAGATGATGTATGGAGTAATGTAATTAATTTACCTTTCCCTTTTTGTTTCTTTGGGCAAACATACACTTCTGCCATTATAGGCTCTAATGGAGCTATTGGTTTTAATACTGCAAGTGCAGGCGGTTATCATCCTTGGCCTTTTTCAGCCTCAGTACCTTCTACGGCTTTAACAAGTGCAGGAAATATCTTTGGTCCTTATCACGATATTGATCCTTCTGTTTCTGGTTCAGTAAGATGGTACTTAACAGGGCAAGCTCCGTGTAGAACTTTCATTGTGGTATATCAAAACTTAGGTTATTATAGTTGTACAAGTCTTCGTACCAACCACATGATGGTACTTTATGAAACTACTAATATAATAGAAGTATATGTGGATACTAAACCCACTTGTAATAGTTGGAATAGTGGTAATACCGTGATAGGCATTCAAAATGCTGCTGGAACAGCTGGGTACACACCACCGGGAAGAAACACAGGGCCATGGACATTGACAACTCCCGAAGCATGGCAGTTTGTACCAGACGGTGCTCCTATTTATAGTCCTATACAATGGTTTCAAGGAGCAACACCAATAGGCACAGGAGCAACATTAAATGTATGTCCTCCAGCAGGTGGTGCAACATATACTGCTAGAACAACCTATACAAGATGCGATGGTTTGCAAATAAATGTAGAAGATGATGTACATATAGAATATGACGCGGTAGATGTAATAGCCAGCCCTCAAAATATTAATACTTGTGCAGGAGGATCCGCAATGCTTTCTGCAACAGCTTCAAGTACCGGATTAAATTTTCAATGGTTCAATCATTCTGGAGGATCTTTAGGGTCTGGAACAGTTTCAGGAGCAAATTCTTCAATAGTTATTACAGCACCTGGTACTCCAGGCACATACAATTATGTAGTTCAAGTAACCAGCCCATCTACAGGATGTACCGATAGAGATACAGTAACGGTTTCAATAGCTCCACCTACCACTCAAGTTTGTAATGTAATTTATGTATCTACTACAGGAAGTGCAGCCGCGGCAGGTACTCAAGCAAATCCCACATCTTTAGCAGAAGCATTAGTGCGTGGTGCTTGTAACGGAGCTGTAGTAAAAATGGCAACAGGAACATATAATATAAATAATGCACTAACTATTCCAAGTTATATAACTTTAGAAGGCGGATTTCAGCAAGGCAGTGCTTGGGATAAAACAAGTTTGGCTGGTGCTACAACTATTAACAGAACTACCGCCAACCCGGAAGGTGCCGCAAATGCACGAAGATTAGTAGCATTTTATGCCAATAGTGCAGATGGATTTAGACTACAAGATTTAACGATAACTACTGCTAATGCCAATCAATCAGGCATGTCCACTTATGGTATTCACCTAACAAACTGTAGCAATTATGAAATTGTAAGGACACAGGTTTTATCGGGGAATGGAGGGAATGGAAATCCTGGAGTTAATGGTAGTGCAGGTAGTGCAGGAAATACTGGTGGATATGGTGGTGCGGGTAGAGATAGATGTAATGGGGGTTGTGATTCTGGTGGAGGCGGAGGCGGAGGTGGAGGTGGGGGAGTCGCTGGAGCTGGAGGTGGAGGTGCCCCAGGAGGCACTAATGGAGGAGCAGGTGGAAGAGGCGGAAATGGCGCCAATGATTGTAGTACAAATGCACAGGCAGGAACAGGAACTTCTTGTGCTGCAGGGGGTGCTCGTGGTGCTAATTCTTCTAGCACAACTGTAGGTGGTGCGGGATCAAATTGTAATATAGTAGGAGCTGCTGGGGCAAATGGTACTAATGGTACAGCCACTTATGGGGCATTTTTTACTCCTGCTAATGGTACAAATGGAACTGCTGGACAAGGTGGAAGAGGCGGAGGCGGAGGTGGAGGTGGAGGTGAAAACACTGATGGATGTAATGCCAGTGGAAATGGAGGCTCTGGAGGCGGAGGCGGAGGCGGAGGCGGAGGGGCTGGTAGCTTTGGTACAGGAGGCGGTGCATCTTTTTCTATATATACAGTATCTAATGGTGGTGGTGCTCAAATTGTAGATTCAAGATTGTCGGCTGGAACTGCTGGTGCAGCAGGAAATGGAGGAAATGGAGGAAATGGTGGTGCTGGTGGTGCTGGTGGTGCACAACAAAATTCCTGTAGTGGTTGTGGGAGAGTAAATAGAGGTGGAAGAGGCGGAAATGGATCCGCTGGTGGAAACGGTGGAAATGGTGGAAACGGTTCTGCCGGAGTAGCGGTAGGCTTTCGCTTAAATGGAACAACTCCTACAATTATAAATAACTTCTCGTCTTCCTCTTTATCTGCTGGCAATAATAATCCTCCAATTTTCAATCTTCCAGCCCAACCTACCATACAAATGGACGATATTTCTTGTACAGCTACCAACATTGGTTTTTCAGCAGGAAGTAGCAATAATTGGAATTTTGGTGCAGGAAGTAGTCCTACAACAGCTACGGGAGCAAGTATTAATACTCAATATAGCACTTTAGGTAGAAAAAATATTACCTACGCCTCAAATAGTTATGTAGGTTTTGCAAATATTATTTTAGACTCTCAAGTAGGACCTACTTTTACTACATCTGCTCCTTTTGTACAAGGGCAATATAGAGTTTGTGCAGGGTCTTCAGTTATTTTTACCGCCACAAATGGTGGAACAGGCTATATTTACAATTGGAATTTAGGTGGTGGAGCTTCTCCAAACACTTATACCGGAACGAGTTTTTCAAGTGTGTCCGGAACATTTAACACTCCTGGTGTTTATACAATAGAATTGTACTATGTAACCAATTGCTGTGGAGCAAGTATTACTACAACTTTAGACTTATATGTAGAAGAACAGCCAAATGCTGTTATGCCTTCTGATGAAACAATTTGCTTAGGAGACAATACGGGCGTTCCATTAACAGTAACAGGAGGGGTAACTAATGGAAGTATATCGTGGTATCCAAGTACGGGATTAAATAATACTAATCAATATAGTGTGGTAGCATTACCTACAACCACTACAACATATACCGTTACTTTAGCAGATTCTACAGGTATTTGTACAGATGTTGATGATGTAACTATTACAGTTGTAGATTTGGTGCTTACCCCAAGTTCTTCAAATGTTATTTGTAATCAGGACGGAACAGCAAGTGTAAATGTAAGTGGTGGTAGCGGTAGTTATTCTTATTTATGGAGTAATGGACAAACCACATCATCTATTACTAATTTATATGCCGGAACATATCAAGTTTTAGTAACAGACCTTACCTTAGGTTGTCAAGACTCTATAGATGTTACCGTTTCTCCTGCACCTACAGCAATTAATGGTTCTATGTACCAAGAAGATATACTATGCTATGGTGTTGGATTGGGCACAGCGGCAATAAGTATTACTGGAGGAACATCTCCTTATACCTACGATTGGTCTCATTTAGCTCCCACAAGTCCAACAAATAATTTGTCAGATACGGCTTATAATTTAACGGCAGGAACATATACTATTTTGGTTACTGACGATAACGGCTGTACTTTTTATGATTCTGTAATAATAACAGAACCTAATCCAATAAATATTGTAATTGATAGTTTATTGATGCCTACCTGCCATGAAAATAATGATGGATATGTAGAAATAAGAGCTGACGGAGGAACAAGACCGTTCACCTATTCTTGGTCAAATGGAATGGCAGTTACCGTAATTAATGATGAAGTTATTGGAACAAATATGCCTGCCGATAGTCTATATCTATTTGTAGAAGATGATAATGGTTGTATAGATTCTCTTTTAGTGGATCTCCATGTTGATTCTTTATATGGCACGATAGATACAACAGTTTGTTACAATACTAATTTAACTTTACCCGATGGCTCTAATTTAACTTTAGTTAATGATACAAATGTAATTGTTACTATTACAAATGGAAGTGGTTGCGATAGCACTATTACGGTAAATATAACTGTTGATGAATATACCGTAGAGAATATAGATACCACAATCTGCCAAGGACAAAGTTTAACCGTAAACGGTACAACTTATAATGCCAATGGCTTCTATCAAGACACAGCGAGATACGTAATAAGTGGTTGTGATTCTATACAGTATAATATCAATCTACATATAGATAGTTTCACTGTAGAAAATATAGACACAACAATTTGTCAAGGACAAAGTTTAACGGTAAACGGTACGACATATACCGCCAACGGCTTCTATCAAGACACAGCGAGATACTTAGTAAGCGGTTGCGATTCCATACAGTATAATATCAATTTACATATTGATAGCTTTACCGTAGAGAATATAGATACCACAATCTGCCAAGGACAAAGTTTGACGGTAAACGGCACAACTTATACTGCAAATGGTTTCTATCAAGATACGGCACGTTATGTAGCAAGCGGTTGTGATTCTATACAATACAATATCAACCTACACATTGATAGTTTTACAGTAGAAAATATAGACACAACAATATGCCAAGGACAAAGTTTAACCGTAAATGGCACAACTTATACTGCCAATGGATTCTATCAAGACACAGCGAGATATGTAGCAAGCGGTTGCGATTCCATACAGTACAATATAAATCTACATATAGATAGTTTTACCGTAGAAAATATAGACACCACAATCTGTCAAGGACAAAGTTTAACCGTAAATGGCACAACTTATACTGCCAATGGTTTCTATCAAGATACAGCGAGATACGTAGTAAGCGGTTGTGATTCTATACAATACAATATCAATCTACACATTGACAGCTTTATTGTAGAGAATATAGATACAACCATTTGTCAAGGACAAACTTTAACAGTAAACGGGACAAGCTATACAGCAAACGGTTTCTATCAAGACACCGCAAGATACGTAGTAAGTGGTTGTGATTCTATACAGTACAATATCAACTTACACATTGACAGTTTCACAATAGAAAATATAGATACAACAATATGCCAAGGGCAAAGTTTAACAGTAAACGGCACAACATATACCGCCAACGGTTTCTATCAAGACACAGCACGATACACTGTTTCTAACTGTGATTCTATACAGTATAATATCAATTTACATATTGATAGCTTTATAGTAGAGAATATAGACACCACAATCTGCCAAGGACAAAGTTTAACGGTAAATGGCACAACATATACCGCAAATGGTTTCTATCAAGATACAGCGAGATACGTAATAAGCGGTTGTGATTCTATACAGTACAATATCAATTTACATATTGACAGTTTTACAGTAGAAAATATAGATACTACCATTTGTCAAGGACAAACATTAACCGTAAATGGTGTAACTTATACTGCTAATGGCTTCTATCAAGACACGGCACGTTATGTAGTAAGTGGCTGTGATTCTATACAGTATAATATCAACTTACATATTGATAGCTTTATAGTAGAGAATATAGACACCACCATTTGTCAAGGACAAACATTAACCGTAAATGGTGTAACTTATACTGCTAATGGTTTCTATCAAGATACAGCGAGATACGTAGTAAGCGGTTGTGATTCTATACAATACAATATCAATCTACACATTGACAGCTTTATTGTAGAGAATATAGATACAACCATTTGTCAAGGACAAACTTTAACAGTAAACGGGACAAGCTATACAGCAAACGGTTTCTATCAAGACACAACGAGATACGTAGTAAGCGGTTGTGATTCTATACAATACAATATCAACTTGCATATTGACAGTTTTACTGTTGAGAATATTGATACTACTATTTGTCAAGGACAAAGTATAACCGTAAACGGTGTAACTTATACTGCCAATGGCTTCTATCAAGACACGGCACGATACACTGTTTCTAACTGTGATTCAATACAGTATAATATCAATCTACATATAGACAGCTTTATAGTAGAAAATATAGATACAACAATTTGCCAAGGACAAAGTTTGACGGTAAACGGCACAACATATACAACAAATGGCTTCTATCAAGATACAGCGAGATACGTAGTAAGTGACTGTGATTCTATTCAGTATAATATCAACTTGCACATTGACAGTTTCACAGTAGAAAATATAGACACAACTATATGTCAGGGACAAAGCTTAACCGTAAATGGTGTAACTTATAATGCCAACGGTTTCTATCAAGATACAGCGAGATACATAGTAAGCGGTTGTGATTCTATACAGTATAATATTAATCTACATATTGATAGTTTTACAGTAGAAAATATAGATACTACAATTTGTCAAGGACAAAGCTTAACCGTAAACGGTACAACTTATACCGCCAACGGCTTCTATCAAGACACAGCGAGATACGTAGTAAGCGGTTGTGATTCTATACAGTATAATATCAATTTACATATTGATAGCTTTATAGTAGAGAATATAGACACAACAATATGTCAGGGACAAAGTTTAACGGTAAATGGCACAACATATACTGCTAATGGTTTCTATCAAGATACAGCGAGATACGTAATAAGTGGTTGCGATTCTATACAATACAATATAAATCTACATATAGATAGCTTTATCGTAGAAAATATAGATACCACCATTTGTCAAGGGCAAACTTTAACAGTAAACGGCACAACATATACCGCCAACGGTTTCTATCAAGACACAGCACGATACACTGTTTCTAACTGTGATTCTATACAGTATAATATCAATTTACATATTGATAGCTTTATAGTAGAGAATATAGACACCACAATCTGCCAAGGACAAAGTTTAACGGTAAATGGCACAACATATACCGCAAATGGTTTCTATCAAGATACAGCGAGATACGTAATAAGCGGTTGTGATTCTATACAGTACAATATCAATTTACATATTGACAGTTTTACAGTAGAAAATATAGATACTACCATTTGTCAAGGACAAACATTAACCGTAAATGGTGTAACTTATACTGCTAATGGCTTCTATCAAGACACGGCACGTTATGTAGTAAGTGGCTGTGATTCTATACAGTATAATATCAACTTACATATTGATAGCTTTATAGTAGAGAATATAGACACCACCATTTGTCAAGGACAAACATTAACCGTAAATGGTGTAACTTATACTGCTAATGGTTTCTATCAAGATACAGCGAGATACGTAGTAAGCGGTTGTGATTCTATACAATACAATATCAATCTACACATTGACAGCTTTATTGTAGAGAATATAGATACAACCATTTGTCAAGGACAAACTTTAACAGTAAACGGGACAAGCTATACAGCAAACGGTTTCTATCAAGACACAACGAGATACGTAGTAAGCGGTTGTGATTCTATACAATACAATATCAACTTGCATATTGACAGTTTTACTGTTGAGAATATTGATACTACTATTTGTCAAGGACAAAGTATAACCGTAAACGGTGTAACTTATACTGCCAATGGCTTCTATCAAGACACGGCACGATACACTGTTTCTAACTGTGATTCAATACAGTATAATATCAATCTACATATAGACAGCTTTATAGTAGAAAATATAGATACAACAATTTGCCAAGGACAAAGTTTGACGGTAAACGGCACAACATATACAACAAATGGCTTCTATCAAGATACAGCGAGATACGTAGTAAGTGACTGTGATTCTATTCAGTATAATATCAACTTGCACATTGACAGTTTCACAGTAGAAAATATAGACACAACTATATGTCAGGGACAAAGCTTAACCGTAAATGGTGTAACTTATAATGCCAACGGTTTCTATCAAGATACAGCGAGATACATAGTAAGCGGTTGTGATTCTATACAGTATAATATTAATCTACATATTGATAGTTTTACAGTAGAAAATATAGATACTACAATTTGTCAAGGACAAAGCTTAACCGTAAACGGTACAACTTATACCGCCAACGGCTTCTATCAAGACACAGCGAGATACGTAGTAAGCGGTTGTGATTCTATTCAGTATAATATCAATTTACATATTGATAGCTTTATAGTAGAGAATATAGACACAACAATATGTCAGGGACAAAGTTTAACGGTAAATGGCACAACATATACTGCTAATGGTTTCTATCAAGATACAGCGAGATACGTAATAAGTGGTTGCGATTCTATACAATACAATATAAATCTACATATAGATAGCTTTATCGTAGAAAATATAGATGCCACCATTTGTCAAGGGCAAACTTTAATCGTAAACGGTACTACTTATAACGTTAATGGTTTCTATCAAGATACAGCTAGATATGTAGTAAGTGGCTGTGATTCTATACAATACAATATTAACCTACATATAGATAGCTTCACCGTAGAAAATATAGATACAACAATTTGCCAAGGACAAAGTTTGACGGTAAACGGCACAACATATACAACAAATGGTTTCTATCAAGATACAGCGAGATACGTAATAAGCGGTTGTGATTCTATACAGTACAATATCAATTTACATATTGACAGTTTTACAGTAGAAAATATAGATACTACCATTTGTCAAGGACAAAGTTTAACCGTAAACGGTACAACTTATAATGCCAATGGCTTCTATCAAGACACGGCACGATACGCTGTTTCTAACTGTGATTCCATACAATACAATATTAACTTACATATAGATAGTTTCACTGTAGAAAATATAGACACCACCATTTGCCAAGGACAAAGTTTAACGGTAAACGGCACAACTTATACTACCAATGGTTTCTATCAAGATACAGCGAGATACGTAATAAGCGGTTGCGATTCTATTCAGTATAATATCAATTTACATATTGATAGCTTTACAGTTGAGAATATAGACACAACAATATGTCAAGGACAAAGTTTAACGGTAAACGGTACTACTTATAATGCTAATGGCTTCTATCAAGATACGGCACGCTATGTAGTAAGTGGCTGTGATTCAATACAATACAATATCAATTTACATATTGACAGTTTTACCGTAGAAAATATAGATACTACCATTTGTCAAGGACAAAGCTTAACCGTAAACGGTACAACTTATACCGCCAACGGCTTCTATCAAGACACAGCGAGATACGTAGTAAGCGGTTGTGATTCCATACAGTATAATATTAATCTACACATTGACAGCTTTACCGTAGAAAATATTGATACTACTATTTGTCAAAGTCAAAGTTTAACCGTAAATGGTGTAACTTATAATGCAAATGGTTTCTATCAAGACACAGCGAGATACGTAGTAAGCGGTTGCGATTCTATTCAGTACAATATAAATCTACATATAGATAGTTTTACAGTAGAAAATATAGACACAACTATTTGTCAAGGACAAAGCTTAACGGTAAACGGCACAACTTATACTATTAACGGCTTTTATCAAGACACAGCTCGCTATACCGCTTCGGGTTGCGATTCTGTCCAGTTTAATATTAATCTACATATTGACAGTATAGAACCAATTACATTAAACGATACAATTTGTGAAGGCGATATTTACACCTTAAATGGCATAAATTATACGCAATCCGGCACCTATTACGATACCTTATACCACACGGCAAGTGGGTGTGATAGCATACATTATACGCTTAACTTACAAAGATTAGATTTTGTAACAGACACCATAAGACAAACAATATGTGAAGGAGACAGCTATATATTTAATGGCAACAGTTATACCACTGAAGGCGTGTATTACGATAGTACAGATTATTCATATTATGCTTGTGATAGCGTTCATTATGTAATATTTGTAGATGTGGACAGCGTAGAATTAATAACCATACCGACAAGTATTTGTGAAGGAGACACCTTTAGTTTTAATGGAACTGATTACACCACTCAAAACACTTATTATGATACGCTTCGTTATACCAGTAGTGGTTGCGATAGTGTTTGGTATGAAATTCAATTAACCGTAAATCCTTTACCTAATGTATTAGCTACAGCTACACCTAATGATAGTGTTTGTGAAAATAATCAAGTAACATTAAACGCAAGCGGAGCTACGCAGTACAGTTGGAATAACAGTACTGTACAAACAGGTATTCCTTTCTATCCTGCTGTTGGAACAACCCAATATGTATTAACAGGAATAGATGCAAATAACTGTATGAATACAGATACCATAAATATTGTCGGGTTAGAAACAGCCCAAACAACAGTATCATATACTATTTGTGAAGATGAGTTCCATACTTTGCCAGATGGAACACAAGTAAATACCGCAGGAACTTATACCACTACAATTCCAAGAGTAGGAACTGGTTGCGATAGCACAATAACAACCGAATTGACTGTTAATTATTTAGGAAGATACGATACATTACAAGATGTGTCAGTATGTTCTGGATTCTCTCAAACCTTAAATGTAAATCCGCAGAATATGGTAAGCATAGAATGGTTTGTAAATAATGGAAGTGGAGATGTTAGTTTAGTTGGGAATGCTGATTATGTTGGAGCAAACACAGGAGAGCTAAGTTTTAATTTAGACACTTCTTTACATCAAAACACATATACCGCACAAATGACTGACGAATGTGGAAATACTTATAATACAAGTATGACCTTAGAAGTATTTGCACCACATGCAGTAGAAAATCCATTGCCAGACACAACTTTCTGTATGCATGAAATAGATATAGTAAGTGTTGACTACAATGGCTATGATTATGAATGGAATACCGGGGAAATAGGACGAAGTATTTATCCTGATTATTCCGGAGAGTATATTGTTAATTTCACAGAGAATTACACTAATTGCTTAATGAGCGACACAATAAATATTACTTTGGAAGACTGTATAGGAAACTGTGTTGTATTAGCTCCAACAGGCTTTAGCCCAGATGGAAGTGGCACAAATGATATATTTAGAGTAGTAACTAGTTGCGATGAAGGCTTTGATGCATTCTCATTTAGTGTTTACAATCGTTGGGGAGAGTTAATATACTATACCGATAATTGGAGAGAAGGCTGGGATGGCACATACAAAGGTAGAGATGCAGAAATAGGCGTTTACACTTATTATGTAGAATATACTAAGAGTGTATCTCAAGAAAAAGGAAGTATTAAAGGAAATGTTACTTTAGTTAGATAA